The following nucleotide sequence is from Paenibacillus andongensis.
AAAACAAGCTTGGAGACAAAGGCAGATTTGGTGCAGGACTACCCAAAATATCAGATGGTCAAATGCTATTTATGCTAAATGGTGTAAGCAAGCTAAAGGACACAGGCAAGATGGCGATTATCCAAAACGGCTCACCACTATTTTCTGGTGCTGCTGGCTCTGGTGAAAGCGAAATTAGAAGATATTTAATTGAGAATGACTGGCTTGATGCTATTATTCAGCTATCTACCGATGCTTTTTACAATACGGGCATTGCAACCTATGTTTGGATGATTACAAAAAACAAGCCTTCACACAGAGAAGGTAAAGTGCAACTTATTGATGCTTCTAACATGTACGAGCAAAGAAGAAAAGCAATTGGTAATAAGAGAAATGATATAACAGATGTTTGCAGAGATATTATCGTACAGGCGTACGGTGAAAATCAAAATAAGATATACACAATTGGCGATAAAACCTGTGAATCTAAAATAATTGAAAATATTAACTTTGGGTTTAACAAGATAACTATTGAAAGCCCATTACTTGACGAAAACGGCAAGCCAGTTATGAAGGCTAAAAAGAAAGTTCCAGATACTTCGAAACGAGATACAGAAAATGTGCCACTAACGGAGGATATAGATGTTTACTTTGAAAGAGAAGTAAAGCCTTTTAATCCTGATGCATGGATTGACAAAAGTAAAACAACCGTTGGGTATGAAATTCCATTTACAAGATATTTTTATAAGTATGTTTCCACAGAAAAAAGCGAGGATATAGCAAATAGAATAAGCAAACTTGAACAAAGCATTTCTTCTTCCCTTGAAAGGCTGTTTTCAAAGGGCGGTGACATAAAATGAGTCGAGAGATGAAAGACAGTGGTGTTGAATGGATTGGAGAGATACCAAGCCATTGGGGAATTAATATGCTAACTCAATTGTTCAACGAAGTAAAATGCAAGAATGATAATATGCAAGAAACAAATTTGTTGTCTTTGAGCTACGGAAAGATAAAACAAAGAAACATTAATGCAACTGGCGGTTTGCTTCCAGAAAACTTTTCGGGCTATAACATTATAGAAGCAAATGATATTGTGCTTAGATTAACTGATTTGCAAAATGACCGTACTAGTTTGAGAGTAGGTTTATCAACCCAAAGAGGTATTATTACTTCTGCCTATATTACATTACGAAACGTAAGCGATGCTAATCCTAAATATTTGTATTATTATCTTCATAGTTTTGATATTCGCAAAGGTTTTTATGGTATGGGCTCTGGTGTAAGGCAAGGATTAACTTTTGATGGAATTAAGTATATGAAGATTGTTTTACCACCAATAAAAGAACAACAAGCCATAGCCCATTACCTAGACCAAAAATGCACTGAAATTGATAGTATTATTCAAAACACAAGGACATCAATTGAAGAGTACAAGATGTATAAGCAATCGGTTATCACAGAAGTGGTTACCAAAGGCTTAAATCCTAATGAACTAATGAAAGACAGCGGTGAAGCATGGATTGGCGAGATACCAGAACATTGGGAAGTATGTAGATTGAAATTAGTTGCCAATATAGTTAGAGGCGGTTCTCCTAGACCAGCAGGAGATTTAAGATATTATGACGGTAATATACCTTTTATGAAAATTAGTGACATTACAAAAGATGATGAAATTTATGTTAATTCTTGTGTTGCAAGCATAAAAGAAGCTGGGTTATCTAACACACGGATGGTAAACAGCGGAACATTATTATTAACTAATAGTGGGGCAACATTGGGTGTTCCTAAAATAACTACTTTTGATACTACTTTTAATGATGGAATTGCAGCATTTTTAGATGTTAAGGAAACTATAAACTTGCTATTTATGTATTACTCGTTGAAAGCAAAAACAAAATGGTTTTTGCAAGTTGCTTCTATGG
It contains:
- a CDS encoding restriction endonuclease subunit S, with the protein product MSREMKDSGVEWIGEIPSHWGINMLTQLFNEVKCKNDNMQETNLLSLSYGKIKQRNINATGGLLPENFSGYNIIEANDIVLRLTDLQNDRTSLRVGLSTQRGIITSAYITLRNVSDANPKYLYYYLHSFDIRKGFYGMGSGVRQGLTFDGIKYMKIVLPPIKEQQAIAHYLDQKCTEIDSIIQNTRTSIEEYKMYKQSVITEVVTKGLNPNELMKDSGEAWIGEIPEHWEVCRLKLVANIVRGGSPRPAGDLRYYDGNIPFMKISDITKDDEIYVNSCVASIKEAGLSNTRMVNSGTLLLTNSGATLGVPKITTFDTTFNDGIAAFLDVKETINLLFMYYSLKAKTKWFLQVASMGQGQPNLNTDIIGNTTFVYPTSLNEQQTICDYLDAKCTEIDNLITQKHQIISELETYKKSLICECVTGKKEV